The nucleotide window GACGCGTAAGCGCGCTGAAGTGTTagcaagtaaataaaacaaaatttccttgggaaatgtgtaaatttaatcacaaaaactaaaactgagaaataaaaaaaaaacttatagaCACTGTAAAGTGCAAAACTAAAGTGAAGTTACAAAGCAAGTTCAAGAAAACCAACAAAATGCATACAGTCGAAGACATGTTGGGCGAGAAAAACTACAGTAAATGTCCTTTGAAGAAACGTCCCATCAACTACCAGTTCGAAGAGGACAACTCCACAGATATTGTGGATGCAAAAATGTCGGCGGCTACACTCGGCGCCGACGATCTCACAGATCAACCCGAAAATTTGAGTCTCAAAAAGCGCGCCTACGACATGGACGAGTTTGTACCCCACAGCAGTGCTACAGCCGAGCGCAACACACATGACGAGCTAATCAATGTTAGCGATAGCTGCGAGGATGAGGGCGTCGATGTCGATCACACCGATGACGATGCGTCCATGGATATGTTGGACGAGGATGATGAGGAGGAAATCATTGATTGTGTCGAAATTGAAGAGCAAACTGATGCGACAACAAATACCACACAAGCCGCTGCCTTGGCAGCCGCTGCAGCTGTCGCCGCTGCCGCCGTTGTTGTGCCTAAGCCCACATATGCTAAATATGGCTTGCAGCCATGGAATTTCCACATGTCGCCATACACCGCTGAGTTCTACCGCACCATCAATCACCCGCACTTGGCACAACAGATCTCACCGCTACGTGGTGATCTGCTATCGCCCAGTTCACCATCAGCCGATTCGTTGGGTTCGCTATCGCCACCACCACATTACCTGCATGGACGTGCCAACTCCGTTTCGCCACCAGTGCGCTCCGAAATCATACATCGACCGATTGGTGTGCGCCAGCTGCCACAATCACCCACACAGCACACGCACCGCTTCATGCCCTATCCGCTGCCGGCTGCCTATCATGCGCCGCACACACCACATCAAACGCCCGCCTATCCACCCGCGCTCAGCTATCATCATCATCCACATGCGCCCATATCGCCCACCTACTCCGAATCCTCGTACTACTCCATGCGCTCCATGACACCTGAACCGCACTGCTCCTCGCTGCCTGAGGATTTGTCGCTCAAGCACAGCGCGCTACAGAAGACGCCACAAAAATCAACATTGAGTGGTGACAAGCGCGACTTATGCGCCAGCCAAAGCAGCTCAGCGCCCAACACGCCCACTACAAAGAAGGATAAGTCTGCGCCGCCGCGCTATCAGTGTCCCGATTGTCAAAAGTCCTACTCCACCTTCTCCGGTCTCACCAAACACCAGCAGTTCCATTGTCCCGCCGCCGAGGGCAATCAAGTGAAGAAATCCTTCAGCTGCAAGGACTGCGACAAGACTTACGTCTCGCTGGGCGCGCTCAAAatgcacatacgcacacacacgcttCCATGCAAGTGCAACATCTGCGGGAAGGCGTTCTCACGTCCCTGGCTGCTGCAGGgtcacatacgcacacacaccgGCGAGAAGCCCTTCAGCTGCCAGCATTGTCATCGCGCCTTTGCCGATCGCTCAAATCTACGCGCTCACCTCCAGACGCACTCCGACATCAAGAAGTACTCTTGCGGCAATTGCTCGAAGACCTTCTCCCGCATGTCGCTGCTGACGAAACACTCGGAAGGCGGCTGTCCGGGCGTCAACAGCAGTAGCGGCAGCAGTTGTGCCAGCGCGGTGGCGTCCGATTCGGTCGCATCGGCGCATGAGCTGCACAACTATCCAGTGTACGTCGAGCACTAAAGCGCCGAGTAATGTGAAAGCTGCGCGGCCAAGCCGAGTTTGCCATGTACCACCAAAAATTAGTTCCTAGTTCGAAACCCACCAACCAACAGCAAACAACCGAGAGACAAAATAGCAACTGCTCTTTTTACATCCAGCGCGTCTAAGCAATCTTCATTCAAAATGAGTACCTTGCAGATATATAAGTAGATTGGTCCCAGTGTGCGCGTTGTTAGCCCAAAAGTTTAGCACAAATATTCAAAACGGAAACACATATTTCAATGCCTCTAGTCagctcaaaaaaaatataactaactttgttaaaaaacaacaacaaatttactaCTAACAGTTAACACAACAAGAAACTATTGTAAACAGGCCTTGCATTTACCACAAATACAATCTCAACTACTATTTTATACACTACACGCATACACATGTATGCAAGCTCAATTCTAAAagctcgaaactacttttttattaaaaaaattaaataccttTTATAAGGtgtgtatattttgtaaaaaatatattcgtaaTAGTAAGAACTTGTAATTAGTAGTCTTAGCTATTTTCTAGTTTtagtcaaaaaatgttaaaaattaaaagttttctcaaatGGGCAgcattttgtagaaaaaaagtttataaaataagcataaatattttttatatatatttacaagtatattataGATTTTTGTAAAAACTTTTATGCATACCTATACACCTAcgtaattacatatacatacatagtagttAGCCATTAGTTGCATTTAAGCGATaactatttttataagaaatatttttagtgaaaaaatggaaacaaattatttattgaagaagGGTTGAAGCggattaagcaaatatttaaaaaatacacaagaaaatattattgaaaaaaaacatgAGTTTTTATTCAAGCTGGCTTTGGGAAATCTTTCCTTAATTGGTTTTCAGATTTTCGTTAGTTTGGAGTTTTAACTTCTTCGATTTTGTAAGAAAGGAGTCTCATAATTAATATTCGGTATTGAACTAATGCATaaccatttgaaaaaaaataaataaatttatagtaggTTGAAAGTTATAGGAAACGAATAATGAAATGACAAACATTAAAGTAGAAATATATTACGGACAATCTGTGTTCGA belongs to Bactrocera dorsalis isolate Fly_Bdor chromosome 1, ASM2337382v1, whole genome shotgun sequence and includes:
- the LOC105230790 gene encoding protein escargot → MHTVEDMLGEKNYSKCPLKKRPINYQFEEDNSTDIVDAKMSAATLGADDLTDQPENLSLKKRAYDMDEFVPHSSATAERNTHDELINVSDSCEDEGVDVDHTDDDASMDMLDEDDEEEIIDCVEIEEQTDATTNTTQAAALAAAAAVAAAAVVVPKPTYAKYGLQPWNFHMSPYTAEFYRTINHPHLAQQISPLRGDLLSPSSPSADSLGSLSPPPHYLHGRANSVSPPVRSEIIHRPIGVRQLPQSPTQHTHRFMPYPLPAAYHAPHTPHQTPAYPPALSYHHHPHAPISPTYSESSYYSMRSMTPEPHCSSLPEDLSLKHSALQKTPQKSTLSGDKRDLCASQSSSAPNTPTTKKDKSAPPRYQCPDCQKSYSTFSGLTKHQQFHCPAAEGNQVKKSFSCKDCDKTYVSLGALKMHIRTHTLPCKCNICGKAFSRPWLLQGHIRTHTGEKPFSCQHCHRAFADRSNLRAHLQTHSDIKKYSCGNCSKTFSRMSLLTKHSEGGCPGVNSSSGSSCASAVASDSVASAHELHNYPVYVEH